The following are encoded in a window of Mycobacterium sp. ELW1 genomic DNA:
- a CDS encoding flavin reductase family protein: protein MSNTELSPASLREAFGHFPSGVIAIAAEVDGVRVGLAASTFVPVSLDPPLVSFCVQNNSETWPKLKDLPSLGISLLGESHDAAARTLAAKTGDRFAGLETHSHESGAVFVHGTSVWMQSSIDQLVPAGDHTIVVLRVQDITVHDVPPIVFHRSTFRRLGI from the coding sequence ATGAGCAACACAGAGCTGAGCCCCGCCTCGCTGCGTGAGGCGTTCGGCCATTTCCCCTCCGGTGTCATCGCGATCGCCGCGGAAGTCGACGGCGTCCGGGTCGGCCTGGCTGCCAGCACGTTCGTGCCGGTGTCGCTGGACCCGCCGCTGGTCTCGTTCTGTGTGCAGAACAATTCCGAGACCTGGCCCAAACTGAAGGACCTGCCGTCCTTGGGCATCAGCCTGCTCGGTGAATCGCACGACGCCGCGGCCCGCACCTTGGCGGCCAAGACCGGCGACCGCTTCGCCGGGCTGGAGACGCACTCGCACGAAAGCGGTGCGGTGTTCGTGCACGGCACCAGCGTGTGGATGCAGAGCTCGATCGATCAGTTGGTGCCGGCCGGCGACCACACCATCGTGGTGTTGCGAGTCCAGGACATCACTGTGCACGACGTGCCGCCGATTGTGTTTCACCGCAGCACATTTCGCAGACTGGGCATCTAG
- a CDS encoding GAP family protein yields the protein MWFTLLVMAVAVSLEPFRIGMSVVMLNRPRPHLQLAAFLCGGFLMGLSVGAVVLFALESHIPASAHFTLPRVQIVIGALALAAAAILAVTKGRRDRTVPAWLSRLLDGPSLWVAGVAGLGIALPSVDYLAALAVIGAGTADPAVRFGALLTFNVIAFALVEIPLLAYLAAPQRTHAAMTRLHGWVRARRRREVAVLLAVVGVVLLAAGLLGV from the coding sequence ATGTGGTTCACCCTGCTGGTGATGGCCGTGGCCGTCAGTCTGGAACCGTTTCGCATCGGCATGTCGGTGGTGATGCTGAATCGGCCTCGTCCGCATCTGCAGTTGGCCGCGTTCCTGTGCGGCGGATTCCTGATGGGATTGTCGGTCGGCGCGGTGGTGCTGTTCGCGCTGGAATCGCACATCCCGGCCTCGGCGCACTTCACCCTCCCGCGGGTGCAGATCGTGATCGGTGCGCTCGCCCTGGCGGCAGCGGCGATACTGGCGGTCACCAAGGGCCGCCGCGACCGGACCGTGCCGGCGTGGTTGAGCCGTCTACTCGACGGCCCGTCGCTGTGGGTTGCCGGTGTCGCCGGCCTGGGGATCGCGCTGCCCTCGGTGGACTATCTGGCCGCGCTGGCCGTAATCGGCGCGGGCACCGCGGATCCCGCGGTGCGGTTCGGGGCGTTGCTCACGTTCAACGTCATCGCGTTCGCGCTCGTCGAGATTCCGCTGCTGGCCTATCTGGCGGCCCCGCAACGCACACATGCGGCCATGACCCGACTGCATGGCTGGGTCCGGGCGCGGCGCCGCCGCGAGGTGGCGGTGCTGCTGGCCGTGGTCGGCGTGGTGCTACTCGCGGCGGGTCTTCTCGGCGTCTGA
- the pe gene encoding acyltransferase PE, with protein MKKLLAAATTLITVCATGGIAAADQPTPDQPNGDGPPIGTPGRGYALGGAHVLGIPYDEYIRRTGAEWFPGLDRQIVDYPAGQVQGHTLERLFPGIGKLDDNFPGLGIDGPSIGESVDEGEGNVIRAIQAGGPGTAIGLSEGAMVLNAVQNRLATDPNAPPPDQLSFATYGDPIAPHAFGSGFLAQNFPVGSVVPALDYRMPPQVDSQYDSYRFVSAYDSIADWPDRQDNWMALANAVVGLATGHTAVAFTNPSMVPPQNIRTTVNSRGAKTTTYLIPEQHLPLVLPFKYLGVDEDTLNKLDAVMKPSVDAGYSRNDDPLTAPIEVDPVNGYDPAAVTAPATQAAFGGGTDPLSQLTAGLQYVLNHGPSAH; from the coding sequence ATGAAGAAGCTACTCGCGGCGGCGACCACGCTGATCACGGTGTGCGCCACGGGCGGAATCGCGGCCGCCGACCAACCGACCCCCGACCAGCCGAACGGCGACGGTCCGCCGATCGGCACGCCCGGCCGGGGATATGCCCTCGGCGGCGCGCACGTGTTGGGCATCCCTTACGACGAGTACATCCGCCGTACCGGTGCCGAGTGGTTCCCGGGCTTGGACCGGCAGATCGTCGACTACCCCGCGGGACAGGTTCAGGGCCACACCCTCGAGCGCTTGTTCCCCGGTATCGGAAAGCTCGACGACAACTTCCCGGGTCTGGGTATCGACGGCCCGAGCATCGGCGAATCGGTCGACGAGGGTGAGGGCAACGTCATCCGGGCGATTCAGGCGGGCGGGCCGGGTACCGCGATCGGTCTGTCGGAGGGCGCGATGGTGCTCAACGCCGTGCAGAACAGGTTGGCCACCGATCCGAATGCGCCGCCACCGGACCAGTTGTCGTTCGCCACCTACGGCGATCCGATCGCCCCGCACGCCTTCGGGTCCGGCTTCCTGGCCCAGAACTTCCCGGTCGGCAGTGTCGTCCCGGCACTGGATTACCGGATGCCCCCGCAGGTGGACAGCCAGTACGACTCGTACCGGTTCGTCTCCGCCTACGACAGCATCGCCGACTGGCCGGACCGGCAGGACAACTGGATGGCACTGGCTAATGCGGTCGTGGGCCTGGCGACCGGTCACACCGCTGTCGCGTTCACCAATCCGAGCATGGTCCCGCCGCAGAACATCAGGACCACCGTCAACTCCAGGGGCGCGAAGACGACGACGTACCTGATTCCGGAACAGCACCTGCCGTTGGTGTTGCCGTTCAAGTACCTCGGCGTGGACGAAGACACCCTGAACAAGCTGGACGCGGTGATGAAACCCTCAGTGGATGCCGGATATTCGCGCAATGACGATCCGCTGACCGCGCCGATCGAGGTCGATCCCGTGAACGGCTACGACCCGGCCGCCGTGACGGCTCCGGCCACGCAGGCCGCGTTCGGTGGCGGCACCGATCCGCTGTCTCAGTTGACGGCGGGGCTGCAGTATGTGCTGAACCACGGTCCCAGCGCGCACTGA
- a CDS encoding AMP-binding protein → MPNVSILSVLRERASTTPDDVAFTFTDYDRDWDGVAESLTWSQLYRRTLNVAREISQQGVPGDRALIIAPQGLAYIVAFLGAMQAGFIAVPLSVPVPGSHDERVSAVVTDTSPTVVLTTSAVFEVAAQYVDDGAAVIATIAVDTLDLDAPPGDDCVEVPDGPDIAYLQYTSGSTRLPAGVMISHRNMCANFDQLMADYVPHFGGEFPPGTSLVSWLPFYHDMGLMLGIGAPIFSGHPADLMSPIAFLSRPARWLQLLARNPKAWSGAPNFAFDLTARRSTDAELDGLDLSGVIGIINGAERIHPETVVRFNERLAPIGLRPEVMAPSYGLAEATVYVASSTANEVPEVIEFDAEELTQGNAIRKPGGTQLLRYQLPVSPLVRIVDADTCETCPDGTVGEIWTHGENVSAGYWRKPEQTGSAFGATLAGPAADVPTTGWLRTGDQGFVSEGDLFIVGRIKDMLIVRGRNHYSDDIEATVQKITGGRVAAIAVSDEETEKLVTVVELKKRDDTDLEAVKSDVVAAISRAHGLQVADIVLVEPGSIPTTTSGKIRRAACIDPYRQGQFVRLDA, encoded by the coding sequence GTGCCGAACGTCTCCATCCTGTCTGTGCTGCGCGAGCGCGCCAGTACGACGCCAGACGACGTCGCCTTCACGTTCACCGACTACGACCGGGATTGGGACGGTGTCGCCGAAAGTCTGACCTGGTCTCAGCTGTACCGCCGCACCCTCAACGTCGCGCGAGAGATCAGCCAGCAGGGCGTCCCGGGCGACCGGGCGCTGATCATCGCGCCGCAGGGCCTGGCCTACATCGTGGCGTTCCTGGGCGCCATGCAAGCGGGCTTCATCGCCGTCCCGCTCTCGGTACCCGTTCCCGGTTCGCATGACGAGCGGGTCAGCGCGGTGGTGACGGATACGTCGCCGACCGTCGTGCTGACCACCTCCGCGGTGTTCGAGGTGGCCGCGCAGTACGTCGACGACGGCGCCGCCGTGATCGCCACGATCGCCGTGGACACCCTCGATCTCGACGCGCCGCCCGGGGACGACTGTGTCGAGGTGCCCGACGGCCCCGACATCGCCTATCTGCAGTACACGTCGGGATCGACTCGGCTGCCCGCCGGCGTGATGATCTCGCACCGCAATATGTGTGCCAATTTCGACCAGTTGATGGCCGACTACGTGCCGCACTTCGGCGGCGAATTCCCACCGGGGACCAGCCTGGTCTCGTGGCTGCCGTTCTACCACGACATGGGACTGATGCTCGGGATCGGTGCTCCGATCTTCAGCGGGCACCCGGCCGACCTGATGAGCCCGATCGCGTTTCTGTCCCGGCCGGCGCGGTGGCTGCAATTGCTGGCCCGCAATCCGAAAGCGTGGTCGGGCGCACCGAACTTCGCCTTCGACCTCACCGCGCGGCGCAGCACCGACGCCGAATTGGACGGCCTCGATCTCAGCGGCGTCATCGGCATCATCAACGGAGCCGAACGCATCCACCCGGAGACCGTGGTCAGATTCAACGAACGCCTCGCCCCCATTGGCCTTCGCCCCGAGGTGATGGCGCCCTCGTACGGCCTGGCCGAGGCCACCGTCTACGTCGCCAGCAGCACCGCCAATGAGGTGCCCGAGGTGATCGAGTTCGACGCCGAGGAGCTGACCCAGGGCAACGCCATTCGCAAACCCGGTGGCACCCAGCTGCTGCGATACCAACTGCCGGTGTCGCCGCTCGTGCGGATCGTCGACGCCGATACCTGCGAGACGTGCCCGGACGGCACCGTCGGCGAGATCTGGACGCACGGTGAGAACGTCTCGGCCGGCTACTGGCGCAAACCCGAGCAGACCGGTTCCGCGTTCGGCGCGACGCTGGCGGGTCCGGCGGCGGACGTCCCCACGACCGGTTGGCTGCGCACGGGTGATCAGGGCTTCGTCTCCGAAGGTGACCTGTTCATCGTCGGGCGTATCAAGGACATGCTGATCGTGCGCGGCCGCAACCACTACTCCGACGACATCGAGGCGACGGTGCAGAAGATCACCGGCGGCAGGGTCGCGGCGATCGCGGTGTCCGATGAGGAGACCGAGAAGCTGGTCACCGTCGTCGAACTCAAGAAGCGCGACGACACCGACCTCGAGGCAGTGAAAAGCGATGTGGTCGCGGCTATTTCGCGCGCCCACGGTCTGCAGGTAGCTGACATCGTCCTCGTGGAGCCCGGTTCCATACCGACCACCACCAGCGGCAAGATCCGCCGGGCCGCGTGCATCGACCCGTATCGGCAAGGACAGTTCGTGCGGTTGGATGCGTAG
- a CDS encoding succinate dehydrogenase/fumarate reductase iron-sulfur subunit, whose translation MAAYDAKLRVWRGDEDGGDLQDYTVEVNDGEVVLDIVHRLQATQAGDLAVRWNCKAGKCGSCSAEINGRPRLMCMTRMSTFGEDEVVTITPLRTFPVMRDLVTDVSFNYEKAREIPSFTPPKDLQPGDYRMQQEDVNRSQEFRKCIECFLCQNVCHVNRDHEENKKSFAGPRYLMRQAELSMHPLDTIDRRDMAQEENGLGFCNITKCCTEVCPEHIKITDNALIPMKERVADKKYDPVVWLGNKLFRRDK comes from the coding sequence ATGGCTGCTTACGACGCAAAACTGCGGGTTTGGCGCGGCGACGAGGACGGCGGCGACCTGCAGGACTACACCGTCGAGGTCAACGACGGCGAAGTGGTGCTCGACATCGTGCACCGGCTGCAGGCCACCCAAGCCGGCGACCTCGCCGTGCGGTGGAACTGCAAGGCCGGCAAGTGTGGTTCGTGTTCCGCCGAGATCAACGGCCGGCCGCGACTCATGTGCATGACCCGGATGTCGACGTTCGGTGAGGACGAGGTCGTCACGATCACGCCGCTGCGGACGTTCCCGGTGATGCGTGACCTGGTCACCGATGTGTCCTTCAACTACGAGAAGGCGCGGGAGATCCCGTCGTTCACTCCCCCGAAGGACCTGCAGCCCGGCGACTACCGGATGCAGCAGGAGGACGTGAACCGCAGCCAGGAGTTCCGCAAGTGCATCGAGTGCTTCCTGTGCCAGAACGTGTGCCACGTCAACCGTGACCACGAGGAGAACAAGAAGTCGTTCGCCGGCCCGCGCTACCTGATGCGCCAGGCTGAGTTGTCGATGCATCCGTTGGACACCATCGACCGTCGCGACATGGCCCAGGAAGAGAACGGCCTCGGCTTCTGCAATATCACCAAGTGCTGCACCGAGGTGTGCCCCGAGCACATCAAGATCACCGACAACGCGCTGATCCCGATGAAGGAGCGCGTGGCCGACAAGAAGTACGACCCGGTCGTGTGGCTGGGCAACAAATTGTTCCGGCGCGACAAGTAG